A window from uncultured Desulfobacter sp. encodes these proteins:
- a CDS encoding ATP-binding protein, whose protein sequence is MKEDFISDKRRVSYLSATYNRIYRGQSVLIEGDFGAGKTRFLKLLRPKKLHAVWVESLFNIHETLASILKELNYEATATYRRTPQYLKTICNLSNCFIIIDEANDLDSRVWPYLKRIIDAGVPIVFAGLPKVRTHLSRNHPDILSRLKTLILYPIEVEDFIEKYKDIQQEAVEQIYMAVKGDMRKFKEICTDCQDRAKELNHNFVDINLALEFISDLPPQ, encoded by the coding sequence ATGAAAGAGGATTTTATCAGTGATAAACGAAGAGTCTCATACCTGTCTGCCACTTATAATAGGATATACAGGGGCCAAAGCGTACTCATTGAAGGAGATTTTGGCGCAGGAAAAACTCGTTTTTTAAAACTGCTGCGGCCTAAAAAGCTCCATGCCGTATGGGTCGAATCTCTGTTCAACATCCATGAAACCCTGGCATCAATACTCAAGGAATTGAATTATGAGGCCACCGCCACCTACCGCCGGACTCCCCAGTACCTGAAAACGATCTGCAACCTATCCAATTGTTTTATCATCATAGATGAAGCCAATGACCTGGACTCCCGGGTCTGGCCATATCTCAAACGAATTATTGATGCCGGTGTTCCCATCGTATTTGCAGGGCTCCCAAAGGTCAGAACCCATCTGAGCCGGAATCATCCCGATATACTCAGCCGGCTCAAAACTCTGATTTTATACCCCATAGAGGTCGAAGACTTCATCGAAAAATACAAAGATATCCAGCAGGAAGCCGTTGAACAAATTTATATGGCCGTCAAAGGCGACATGAGAAAATTTAAAGAAATATGTACAGACTGCCAGGACAGGGCAAAGGAGTTGAATCACAACTTTGTTGATATCAACCTTGCTCTGGAATTTATATCCGATCTCCCTCCCCAGTAA
- a CDS encoding acyl-CoA thioesterase, translating into MRKSRKNGCRIKVNNDLTVRFHEVDSYNIVHNVHYFNYFDIGRFHLVDKFLRRERPDEISEFIYLVLTADCKYVDHARLDDELTVETMFEYPWEQQNARLKFSHVIFKKKGHVEIARGTTVLGICDRDYNLQYRLPDRVKTYLRDQIGCFMNTPDPNVQVKEIRI; encoded by the coding sequence ATGAGAAAATCAAGAAAAAACGGATGTCGGATCAAGGTGAACAACGACTTGACTGTGAGGTTTCATGAAGTCGATTCGTACAACATCGTACACAACGTTCATTATTTTAATTATTTTGACATTGGACGGTTTCATTTGGTTGACAAGTTTCTACGGCGGGAGCGGCCCGATGAAATATCTGAGTTCATTTATCTGGTGCTGACGGCTGACTGCAAATATGTGGATCACGCCCGTCTTGATGATGAGCTGACCGTTGAGACAATGTTCGAGTATCCATGGGAGCAGCAAAACGCACGATTAAAATTTTCTCACGTTATTTTCAAAAAAAAAGGCCATGTGGAAATTGCGCGCGGTACGACAGTGCTGGGGATTTGTGATCGGGACTACAATCTGCAGTATCGACTCCCGGACAGGGTTAAAACATATCTTCGGGATCAAATCGGCTGTTTTATGAACACCCCCGATCCGAACGTGCAAGTAAAGGAGATCAGAATATAG